Within Acidobacteriota bacterium, the genomic segment CAGACTCCCGGAGACTACTGCAATTACACAAATCAAAAACCATCTATCATAGAAGAGTTCTTTCAGCGGGTACCCTCGCTGGATAGAAAACACGGCTCCAAGGACAACTAAAAGTAGAATTGGAACAAAGACCCTGGCGCCGAAAGTATCACGGATAAAACTTAAGATGTCAGTAACCACGCCGATATTTCCCCTAGCTTACCATTCACCAGCAAGCTAACTGTGTGTAGCTGGTTTTGAAATAAGATTTCGGCTTCATTTCTTTTCCGAACAAGAACAGACGGCCGTATCCCGGTAAACCTTACCGGCTCACGCATAAGGCTGCAAGGCCGGGGGACGCCGGAAGTTTATTCGGTTTCCGGATAAGAACTCCCGGACCCATCCACTCAAAGCCCACCGGCTGGACTCCTGACTTCGTCTGCCGCCCCGGTTCAAGACGAGAGTAGTATCGTCGTCTTTACATCTGTATTTTAAGATCTGGGTGTCAGGTCTCACTCTACTCAAACTTCTTGAACACCAGCGCCGAGTTCTTCGACCCGAAGGCGATACAGTTGCACAGCGCGGCGTCGATGCGGACTTCCCGCCCGTGATTAGGCACATAGTCGAGATCGCATTCGGGATCGGCCACCTCGACGTTGATCGTCGGAGGCGCGTAGTTGTGCTTCATCGCCATCAACGTCGCTATGACCCCCGCCGCTCCCGACGCGCCTTGCGCGTGACCGATCATTGACTTGGTTGAGCTGGCGGGAATCTGCCGCGCGCGATCGCCGAAAGCCATGCGCACCGCGGCAGACTCCGTGCGATCGTTGATCTTGGTCGCAGTCCCATGAAGATTCAAATAGTCGATTTCATCCATCGTGAGCCCGGCGCGTTCGACCGCCATCCGCATGGCTCGCGCGGCGTCGTGACCGGTCGGCGCGATCTGCACTCGATGATATGCGTCACAGGTCGAGGCGTAGCCGGCCAACTCGGCATAAATTCGCGCGCCGCGACTGAGCGCGTGTTCGAGTTCTTCGAGTATCACAATCCAGGCGCCTTCGCCGAGCACGAACCCGTCGCGATCCGCGTTAAATGGCCGCGAGGCCCGCGATGAATCGTTGTTCCACTTCGTCGTGACCGTGCCCATTCGGCAGAAGGCGGTCATCAATCCGAACGTTATGCAAGCCTCGACCCCGCCCGACACGACTGTATCGATCTGACCGAGCCGGATCGCGTTCCACGCGTATCCCATCGCGTCGGTCGAGCTGGTGCAGCCGGTCGAGAGGACGTGACTCATGCCGTGGAGCTGGTAAGCCATGCTTATCTCGCTCGAAAGCATGCCTACGAACGACGCGACGATCGAGTAAGGGCTGACTCGGCGATAAGCGGCATCGTGATCTCCACGGTCGTAGTACTGCTTGTACTGGCGCTCGGCGAACTCGATTCCTCCGGCTCCGGTTCCGATGATCACGCCGATGTTCTCGCGTTCGGATGGGGTTAACGCCGCGAGCTTCAGCCCTGCGTCTTCGGCGGCTTCATCGGTCGCGAAGAACGCCATCGGCACCGCGCGTTGCACGCGATCTTTGTCTTTCTTTGAAATGTAGCGGTCAAAGTCGAAGTCTTTGATTTCGGCCGCGACCTTACAGGACAGCTTTGATGCATCGAACAGAGTGATCGGACCGGTGCCGCTCACGCCGCCGGCGGTAGCTTCCCAGTAAGCTTGGCGGCCGATGCCGTTGGGACTGACGGCTCCCATTCCGGTGACTACTACGCGCCTTAGACTCATCAAATCCGCCTCCGGTTGGTGTGGCTGCATCGCCCCAAGCTAACGAGTGGTTGATTGTACGACACGGCGGTCGCATTTATCCACGCGAGCGGCGAACTCGCGCGACTATGACTGGG encodes:
- a CDS encoding beta-ketoacyl-[acyl-carrier-protein] synthase family protein — its product is MSLRRVVVTGMGAVSPNGIGRQAYWEATAGGVSGTGPITLFDASKLSCKVAAEIKDFDFDRYISKKDKDRVQRAVPMAFFATDEAAEDAGLKLAALTPSERENIGVIIGTGAGGIEFAERQYKQYYDRGDHDAAYRRVSPYSIVASFVGMLSSEISMAYQLHGMSHVLSTGCTSSTDAMGYAWNAIRLGQIDTVVSGGVEACITFGLMTAFCRMGTVTTKWNNDSSRASRPFNADRDGFVLGEGAWIVILEELEHALSRGARIYAELAGYASTCDAYHRVQIAPTGHDAARAMRMAVERAGLTMDEIDYLNLHGTATKINDRTESAAVRMAFGDRARQIPASSTKSMIGHAQGASGAAGVIATLMAMKHNYAPPTINVEVADPECDLDYVPNHGREVRIDAALCNCIAFGSKNSALVFKKFE